Proteins from one Juglans microcarpa x Juglans regia isolate MS1-56 chromosome 6S, Jm3101_v1.0, whole genome shotgun sequence genomic window:
- the LOC121237505 gene encoding umecyanin-like, producing the protein MAKIHLTLFLLVVIFGCSAFMGSVNAMTHVVGGSHGWRVPDNKTFFNEWTKPRTFGVGDRLIFPYRPGSNNVVVVHKEDFDVCGQKDVINMYYNGPTIVNLTETGEYFYYCGVGKHCEAGQKLHIKVVNEQGSSGKSSPFKLVGHVNSRTAAPAPAALPDHLDPNSSATTVHKFCMVSGLLAFLVSLLI; encoded by the exons ATGGCAAAGATTCATCTAACTTTGTTCCTGCTGGTAGTAATATTTGGCTGCAGCGCTTTTATGGGTTCAGTAAATGCAATGACCCATGTTGTTGGAGGAAGCCATGGCTGGCGTGTGCCTGACAACAAAACCTTCTTTAATGAATGGACTAAACCAAGAACGTTTGGTGTTGGCGACAGACTTA TTTTTCCATACAGGCCAGGGTCGAACAACGTTGTAGTGGTTCACAAGGAAGATTTCGACGTATGCGGTCAGAAGGATGTAATCAACATGTACTACAATGGACCAACGATTGTGAACCTCACAGAGACTGGGGAATACTTCTATTATTGTGGCGTTGGGAAGCATTGCGAGGCTGGCCAAAAGCTCCACATCAAAGTCGTCAACGAACAGGGCTCCTCCGGCAAGTCTTCCCCTTTTAAACTTGTCGGCCATGTCAATTCTAGAACTGCTGCACCGGCACCGGCCGCCCTTCCTGATCATTTAGATCCTAATTCTTCGGCGACCACCGTTCATAAGTTTTGCATGGTTTCTGGTCTATTGGCTTTCTTGGTTTCACTGCTCATCTGA
- the LOC121237221 gene encoding protein SPA1-RELATED 2-like → MDEGVGDEVTRLGAVEGAHLQSKESEYSLKPESCNMLESGQMFIHGEGDYSQSPPQEFAVQEGKIVNRSINHVNGLEHPHATPCSVDDAGIMVEELRLTNYNGSNLAIVGTSNNGQRMRTRQNQWQHLNQLAGGSKGGDSNVDIMHKDNGQTMSCFWEDMGCGAFPELLAPKPSSDDCNDKMENLPHAENEGAPENNHGGIRTKIISKSGFSEFFVKQTLKGKGIINKGPPRHVFHVESRDQKILKMASSTMVSSDVSQSLALKTEMPSPEGVAGIRPGSSDHGGVSLRQWLKVGRHKASKVKCLHIFRQIVDLVNHSHSQGISLKNLRPSCFRLLPSNQVKYSGSPVQREMLDGVVDHNTLHLDNSLVRKRHLEQVMSSSAALYGKKQKFKENVNFIRQWHQFPSRSGSKFESAYDKSINITCPRDSCNEYGEDNADTACEAQTKFGSPCGSSIGQQHLTFLSDQLEEKWYRSPEELIEDGCTTPSNIYCLGILLFELLGRFDSEKVRAAAMSDLHYRILPPNFLSENPKEAGFCLWLLHPEPSLRPTTREILQSELINGVEDVHAEELSSSIDEDDTESELLLHFLVSLKEHKQQHASNLVKDISFLEEDIKVVDRRCSLRSSLVHSCSHDDSLCRKENGFCRKEPSSLDMLSQSPPISNTHESGLTRNVDQLESAYFSMRSKIQLSENDATSRPDKDLLRTRENWHLAQKDEENQIPTDHLGAFFDGLCKYARFSKFKACGILRNGDFNTSANVICSLSFDRDEDYFAAAGISKKIKIFEFNALFNDSVDIHYPAIEMSNKSKLSCVCWNNYIKNHLVSTDYDGVVKLWDASTGQGVSQFKEHEKRAWSVDFSRVYPTKLASGSDDCSVKLWSISEKNCLDTIKNIANVCCVQFSAHSSHLLAFGSADYRTYCFDLRFAKIPWCVLAGHGKAVSYVKFLDSQTLVSASTDNTLKLWDLNNTSPSGLSANACSLTLCGHTNEKNFVGLSTADGYIACGSETNEVYAYHRSLPMPITSHKFGSIDPISEKETDEDNGQFVSSVCWREKSDMVVAANSSGCIKVLQLV, encoded by the exons ATGGACGAAGGAGTGGGCGATGAGGTGACCCGGTTAGGTGCAGTAGAGGGTGCGCACCTCCAAAGCAAAGAGAGTGAGTATTCTCTAAAACCTGAAAGCTGCAACATGTTGGAATCTGGGCAAATGTTTATACATGGAGAGGGTGACTATTCCCAAAGCCCACCCCAGGAATTTGCAGTTCAAGAGGGTAAGATTGTAAATAGGAGTATAAATCATGTGAATGGATTAGAACACCCCCATGCCACTCCTTGCTCAGTTGATGATGCTGGTATCATGGTTGAAGAATTGAGATTGACCAATTACAATGGCTCAAACTTAGCTATAGTTGGTACATCAAACAATGGACAAAGAATGCGGACTAGGCAGAATCAATGGCAGCATCTCAATCAGCTCGCAGGTGGATCAAAAGGTGGGGATTCAAATGTTGACATAATGCATAAGGACAATGGTCAGACAATGTCATGTTTCTGGGAGGATATGGGGTGCGGAGCTTTTCCGGAATTATTGGCACCAAAACCATCGAGTGAcgattgtaatgataagatggaAAATTTACCGCATGCTGAAAATGAAGGGGCACCAGAAAACAATCATGGAGGTATCCGGACGAAGATTATATCTAAATCAGGGTTTTCTGAGTTTTTTGTTAAACAGACGTTGAAAGGAAAAGGGATTATAAATAAAGGTCCGCCTCGTCATGTCTTTCATGTTGAGTCCAGAGatcagaaaattttgaaaatggccAGTAGTACTATGGTTTCTTCTGATGTATCGCAGTCTTTGGCTTTGAAAACTGAAATGCCTTCTCCCGAAGGTGTTGCTGGGATCAGGCCTGGTAGTTCTGATCATGGTGGAGTCAGTTTGAGACAATGGCTGAAAGTTGGACGCCACAAAGCAAGTAAAGTTAAGTGCTTGCATATATTTAGACAGATTGTGGATTTGGTGaatcactctcactctcaagGAATTTCCTTGAAGAACCTACGACCTTCTTGTTTCAGGTTGTTGCCATCGAATCAGGTCAAGTACAGTGGGTCACCTGTCCAGAGAGAAATGTTAGATGGTGTTGTGGATCATAATACTTTGCACTTGGATAATTCGCTTGTAAGAAAACGGCATTTGGAGCAAGTAATGTCTTCCTCTGCTGCTTTATATGGTAAGAAGCAAAAGTTTAAGGAGAATGTGAACTTCATTAGGCAGTGGCATCAATTCCCTTCAAGATCTGGCTCCAAATTTGAAAGTGCATATGATAAAAGCATTAATATCACTTGTCCACGGGATTCTTGTAATGAGTATGGTGAAGATAATGCAGATACAGCATGTGAGGCTCAGACCAAGTTTGGCAGCCCTTGTGGATCTTCTATAGGTCAACAACACTTGACATTCTTAAGTGACCAATTGGAAGAGAAGTGGTATAGAAGTCCTGAGGAGCTCATAGAGGATGGCTGCACTACTCCATCAAATATTTACTGTCTGGGCATTCTTCTTTTTGAG ttactTGGCCGTTTTGACTCTGAAAAAGTGCGTGCTGCAGCAATGTCAGATCTGCATTATAGAATTCTTCCCCCAAATTTTTTATCAGAAAATCCCAAGGAAGCTGGATTCTGTCTTTGGTTGCTTCATCCTGAACCTTCATTGCGCCCAACAACCAG GGAGATTCTACAATCCGAATTGATTAATGGAGTGGAGGATGTGCATGCAGAAGAATTATCATCATCCATTGACGAAGATGATACTGAATCGGAACTACTATTGCATTTCCTTGTTTCATTGAAAGAGCACAAGCAGCAGCATGCTTCCAATTTAGTAAAAGACATTAGCTTCTTAGAAGAGGATATTAAAGTGGTTGACAGGAGGTGCAGTTTAAGAAGCTCATTGGTTCATTCTTGCTCTCACGATGACTCTCTCTGTAGAAAGGAGAATGGGTTTTGTCGTAAAGAGCCATCAAGTCTGGATATGCTTTCTCAATCACCCCCTATCTCTAATACCCATGAGTCGGGGTTGACTAGGAATGTTGACCAGCTTGAAAGTGCTTACTTCTCCATGAGATCCAAAATTCAGCTCTCTGAAAATGATGCCACATCACGTCCAGATAAGGATTTATTGAGAACTCGCGAGAATTggcatttggcccaaaaagatgaagaaaaccAGATTCCTACTGATCACTTAGGAGCCTTCTTTGATGGTTTATGCAAGTATGCTCGTTTCAGTAAGTTTAAGGCATGTGGGATACTAAGAAACGGCGATTTCAATACTTCTGCAAATGTCATTTGCTCTCTCAGTTTTGACCGAGATGAGGATTATTTTGCTGCTGCTGGAATAtcgaagaaaataaagatattcGAATTTAATGCACTCTTTAATGACTCTGTTGATATTCATTATCCAGCAATTGAGATGTCAAATAAGTCAAAGCTCAGTTGTGTTTGCTGGAACAACTATATCAAGAACCATCTGGTTTCAACTGATTATGATGGTGTAGTGAAG TTATGGGATGCAAGTACTGGTCAAGGGGTTTCTCAGTTCAAAGAGCATGAAAAGAGGGCGTGGTCTGTTGACTTTTCTCGAGTATATCCCACAAAACTGGCCAGTGGAAGTGATGATTGTTCAGTGAAACTGTGGAGCATTAGTGAG AAAAACTGTTTAGATACAATCAAGAACATTGCAAATGTCTGCTGTGTTCAGTTCTCTGCTCACTCCTCACATTTGCTGGCCTTTGGGTCTGCTGATTATCGAACTTATTGCTTCGACCTTCGGTTTGCTAAAATCCCCTGGTGTGTATTGGCTGGCCATGGAAAAGCTGTCAGCTATGTGAAATTTTTGGACTCTCAAACATTGGTTTCTGCATCCACTGACAACACATTAAAGCTTTGGGATCTCAATAATACCAGTCCTAGTGGTCTTTCCGCTAATGCTTGCAGCTTAACCCTTTGTGGGCATACTAATGAGAAG AATTTTGTGGGTTTATCCACTGCTGATGGTTACATAGCATGCGGTTCGGAAACAAATGAG GTTTATGCTTACCATAGGTCTCTGCCTATGCCAATTACTTCTCACAAGTTTGGCTCCATTGATCCGATCTCTGAAAAAGAGACCGACGAAGACAATGGACAGTTTGTTTCAAGTGTCTGTTGGAGAGAGAAATCAGATATGGTAGTTGCTGCCAACTCTAGTGGGTGCATAAAAGTGTTGCAGTTGGTTTGA
- the LOC121237753 gene encoding LOW QUALITY PROTEIN: CMP-sialic acid transporter 1-like (The sequence of the model RefSeq protein was modified relative to this genomic sequence to represent the inferred CDS: deleted 2 bases in 1 codon), with amino-acid sequence MQWYFVAALLTILTSSQGILTTLSQSNGRYLYDYATVPFLAEVFKLVVSSLLLWQECRVSPSTRMTTGWKSVRLFPIPSVIYLVHNNVQFATLTYVDTSTYQIMGNLKIVTTALLFRLFLRRKLSNIKWMAICLLAVGTTTSQIKGCGEASCDSLFSAPIQGYMLGILSACLSALAGVYTEFLMKKNNDSLYWQNVQLYAFGAIFNMARLLADDFRGGFENGPWWHRIFDGYSITTWMIVLNLGSTGLLVSWLMKYADNIVKVYSTSMAMLLTMVLSVYLFDFKPALQLFLGIIICMMSLHMYFAPPNMLVDLPSTTEASHESLKEVCVERRTDSWCFSCSRKLITFVRCPVEMATNLLMNCNIPWNIWRGDTTQRPSRSICSWKPPC; translated from the exons ATGCAGTGGTACTTCGTTGCGGCGCTCCTCACCATTCTCACCAGCTCCCAG GGGATTTTGACAACACTCTCTCAAAGTAATGGACGGTATTTGTATGACTATGCAACCGTTCCATTTCTTGCAGAAGTTTTtaag CTAGTGGTTTCTAGTTTACTTCTTTGGCAAGAGTGCCGGGTATCGCCTTCTACAAGGATGACCACGGGCTGGAAAAGTGTGCGGTTATTTCCTATTCCTTCGGTCATATATCTAGTTCATAACAATGTTCAATTTGCTACATTAACTTACGTGGATACGTCGACCTACCAGATTATGGGTAATCTGAAGATTGTGACCACTGCCTTACTATTCAG GCTATTCCTGAGGAGGAAGCTGTCTAATATAAAATGGATGGCTATTTGTCTATTAGCTGTTGGAACAACCACAAGCCAG ATTAAAGGTTGTGGAGAAGCTTCATGTGACTCTCTATTCTCAGCACCAATCCAAGGGTATATGTTGGGGATTCTATCTGCTTGTCTATCGGCATTGGCAGGCGTTTACACAGAATTTCTGATGAAGAAGAACAATGATAGCTTGTATTGGCAGAATGTACAATTATATGC GTTTGGTGCAATTTTCAATATGGCACGGCTTCTTGCAGATGATTTCAGGGGTGGATTTGAGAATGGTCCTTGGTGGCACCGTATTTTTGATGGATACAGTATTACAACTTGGATGATTGTATTAAACCTTGGATCCACAGGCTTGCTGGTTTCATGGTTGATGAAGTATGCTGACAATATTGTgaag GTGTATTCCACATCAATGGCCATGCTGCTTACAATGGTTTTATCTGTATACCTTTTCGATTTCAAGCCTGCACTGCAG CTTTTCTTAGGTATTATTATCTGTATGATGTCCCTACACATGTATTTTGCCCCTCCAAACATGCTGGTGGATTTGCCATCAACCACTGAAGCA TCCCATGAGAGTCTAAAAGAAGTTTGTGTTGAACGAAGAACAGATTCctggtgtttctcttgttcaaGGAAACTGATAACTTTTGTCAGATGCCCAGTGGAAATGGCTACTAACTTATTAATGAATTGCAATATTCCATGGAATATATGGAGAGGGGATACCACACAACGTCCATCGAGAAGCATCTGTAGTTGGAAACCACCCTGTTGA